The genome window GCTTCACGAGCAATGCCTGCCCCAACGCATTATTTATTTTGTGCGCGCCCGTGTGCGCTAAATCTTCACGCTTCAAATAGATCTGCGCGCCGCCCAATTTTTCCGACAGCCGTTTTGCGTACGTCAACGGTGTCGGTCGCCCCACGAACGACACCATCAACTGATTAAACTCCTGTTGAAACGCGACATCCCCCCTCGCCGATACGAACGCCTCTTCCAACTCGATCAACGCGGGCATCAACGTCTCTGGCACGAACTGTCCGCCGTAATTTCCAAATTTTGCTGGTAACAATGTCGTCATAATTCCTCTTTTGGATTGAAGCCTTTATCTACACTCAAGCCTGACTCTGACCATCACGCACCGCCTGCACGAACGCCTTCATCCTGCTCGGATCTTTCTTCCCTGGGGCTGACTCCACCCCCGAAGCCACATCCACGCCCCAGGGCTTGACCCTGCCAATCGCCTCCGCGACATTCTCGGGCGTCAACCCGCCTGCCAGCAGCAGCGGATACCTCTTCGCCAACTCCGCCGCGCCATCCCAATCGCCAGTGACTCCGCTTCCGCCATAGACACCTTTGACAGAAGCATCCAGCAAAAATGCAGGCGACTCACTCCTGACAAAACCATCTACACTTTCAGGTATTCCACGAAACGCCTTGAACGCTTTGCCATCGAGTGCATTCAATATTTCAGGTGTTTCGTCTCCATGTAATTGCGCCAAATCCAATGAACAGGTTTCCATGATATTTTTCACTTCTTCAACTGATGAATTCACAAACACACCAACTAATTTGATTTGTGGATGTTCCTTCTTCAAAACGGATGTAATTTCAGCACACACTGGCTTCTCAATGAAGCGCACGCTCTTAGAATAAAAATTGAATCCCAGATAATCCGCACCAGCGTCTATGGCAACACGAGCATCGTTCAATGTTTTAATCCCGCAGAATTTGATTTTGGTCATCGCTTCACCCATGTTATGCTGAGCGAAGCGAAGCATCTCGCTCGTCGGGGAAGAGACCCTTCGCTTCGCTCAGGGTGACATTACTAAGCTCTCTCACTTTCGCGGGAATATCTTCAGCTGTTACCAACGCTTCGCCGACAAGGATTGCATCCACGTTCGCTTTTGCCAATCGTTCCACATCGCTAAAAGTGAATATTCCACTTTCGGCGACGACGGCAATCTCAGATGGAATCATCGGGCGGAGTTTTTCCGTCGTTTCAAGTGAGACTTCAAACGTGGCGAGATTGCGGTTGTTGATGCCGATGAGTTTTACATCTTGCAATTTTAAAGCTCGTTCGGTTTCAGCCTCGTCGTGGACTTCAACCAGGGCAGTCAATCCCAGGCTCAAGGCACAGGCATGTAAATCAGCGAACAGCGTATCATCGGTTAACGCGGCGGCGATGAGGAGGATGGCATCCGCTCCGTTGGCGCGGGATTCGTAGATTTGAGTCTCGTGGATGATGAAGTCCTTTCGTAAAAGAGGTGTCACGTGCGAGGTGTCAGGTGTCAAGTTGCGAGCGCGGAGTTCTCGCAGAGTTGAAAGATTACCCATGAAGAATTTCTCATCGGTGAGGACAGAGATGGCGGAGGCGCCGTTTTGGGTATAGATGTCTGCCACTTGGAAGAGGTCAAGGTGCGGGGCGAGAATCCCTTTGGAGGGAGAGGCGCGCTTGAGTTCAGCGATCAGGCTCGGGCGGAGTCCGAAGCGGCGGCGCTTCAGTGACGCAAGAAAATCTCGGGACGTTGGGCTCTGTTCGGAGGAGAGTCTCAAGGCTTGGGCGTCGAGCGCCGCAATTTCCAATTTTTTCTGTTCGATGATTTGGGCGAGGATATTTGTCATGGCAGTTGGACACAGCAACGCTGTGTCCCTACGAGATTGTTTGAAACTGTTGTGTAAACTCGACGAGCGCATTGAGTTTGGCGAGGGCGTTGCCGCTTTCGAGCGAGGCTTGGGCTTCATCGAGGGCGGATTTGAAATCGCCTGTTTCAGCGGCGAGGGCGGCGGCGGCGTTGAGGAGGACCGCGTCGTGGCGCGCGCCGTTGAGTTTATTCGAGAGGAGGTCACGCATCATCACCGCGGATTCGTCGGGCGTGCCACCGCGGAGATCGGCAACGGTGGATTGTGCGAGACCGAGATCGGCGGGATGGAGGTCGTAGGTTTCGACCGCGCCGTTCTTGAGATGGCTGACGCGATTGGTGCCCGTGGTGTTGAGTTCATCGAGACCGTTCGCGCCGTGAATGACGAGGGCGGCTTTGGAACCGAGTTCGTTGAGGACGTGCGCGAGCGGCTCGGTGAGTTTGGGATCGAAGACGCCCGTGAGTTGGATGTGCGCGCCCGCAGGGTTGGTGAGCGGACCGAGGATGTTGAAGATGGTGCGCTGACCGATCTCCTTGCGCGGACCGACGGCATGTTTCATGGCAGGATGAAACTTGGGTGCGAACATGAAGCCGATGCCGACCTGTTCGATGGCACCCGCGACCTGTTCGGCGGTGAGGTCGAGGTTGACGCCGAGGGCGGAGAGGACATCGGCAGAGCCGCATTGTGAGGAGGCGGCGCGGTTGCCGTGCTTGGCAACTTTGCACCCCGTGCCTGCGAGGACAAAGGCGGCGGCAGTGGAGATGTTGAAGGTGTGCGCGCCGTCGCCGCCCGTGCCAACGATGTCGTACACGGATTCGTCCGTGTTGAGTTTGACCTTGACCGCGTTGGCTCGCATCGCGCGGACAGAGCCTGTGATCTCAGGGATGGTCTCGCCTTTCATGCGGAGGGCAACGAGATATGCCCCGATCTGCGCGGGCGTGGCTTGCCCCGTCATGATGATGTTCATCGCCTGCTCGGCTTCGTCGGCGGTGAGGTCGGTGCGGTTGATGGTTTTGGCAATGAATGGCTTGAGCATGGAGAGTTCTCCTTTCGCGGCGGGAGCAGGGTTCAGATCGAGAAAGTTCTTGAGAAGTTGCTTGCCGTGTTCGGTGAGGATGGATTCGGGATGGAACTGCACACCGTAGGTATGATGCTCGCGATGTTTGAGTCCCATGATCTCTTCTTCAGGCGTGACGGCGGTCACTTCGAGTTCGGCGGGGATGGGGTCATAGACCACGAGCGAGTGATAGCGCATGGCTTCAAACGGTGAGGGGATACCCTTAAAGATACCCTGCCCGTTATGTGTCACTTTGGAGGTTTTGCCGTGCATGAGACGCTGGGCACGGTCCACTTTGCCGCCGAAGACTGCTCCGAGGGCTTGATGCCCGAGGCAAACGCCCAGCACGGGAATTTTTCCATCGAAGTATTTGATGGCGTCGGAGGAGATGCCGTCGTCTTTGAGCGGTTCGCCGGGTCCTGGCGAGATGACGAGGTGACTCGGGTTGAGCGCGATGAGCTGATTCATCGTCACCTGGTCGTTGCGGAAGACCTTGATATCCGCGCCGAGTTCGCCGAAGTATTGGACGAGGTTGTAGGTGAAGGAGTCGTAGTTGTCTATGAGGACGAGCATAATAATTATCCTTACTCCGTTGGTCGAGTGGTTCTGAGCGAAGGCGAAGAACCGTATCGAGACCAACGATGTTCAAGAGTAATCTTGTAACAAGAG of Anaerolineales bacterium contains these proteins:
- a CDS encoding phosphoribosylanthranilate isomerase; translated protein: MTKIKFCGIKTLNDARVAIDAGADYLGFNFYSKSVRFIEKPVCAEITSVLKKEHPQIKLVGVFVNSSVEEVKNIMETCSLDLAQLHGDETPEILNALDGKAFKAFRGIPESVDGFVRSESPAFLLDASVKGVYGGSGVTGDWDGAAELAKRYPLLLAGGLTPENVAEAIGRVKPWGVDVASGVESAPGKKDPSRMKAFVQAVRDGQSQA
- the trpD gene encoding anthranilate phosphoribosyltransferase, which encodes MLVLIDNYDSFTYNLVQYFGELGADIKVFRNDQVTMNQLIALNPSHLVISPGPGEPLKDDGISSDAIKYFDGKIPVLGVCLGHQALGAVFGGKVDRAQRLMHGKTSKVTHNGQGIFKGIPSPFEAMRYHSLVVYDPIPAELEVTAVTPEEEIMGLKHREHHTYGVQFHPESILTEHGKQLLKNFLDLNPAPAAKGELSMLKPFIAKTINRTDLTADEAEQAMNIIMTGQATPAQIGAYLVALRMKGETIPEITGSVRAMRANAVKVKLNTDESVYDIVGTGGDGAHTFNISTAAAFVLAGTGCKVAKHGNRAASSQCGSADVLSALGVNLDLTAEQVAGAIEQVGIGFMFAPKFHPAMKHAVGPRKEIGQRTIFNILGPLTNPAGAHIQLTGVFDPKLTEPLAHVLNELGSKAALVIHGANGLDELNTTGTNRVSHLKNGAVETYDLHPADLGLAQSTVADLRGGTPDESAVMMRDLLSNKLNGARHDAVLLNAAAALAAETGDFKSALDEAQASLESGNALAKLNALVEFTQQFQTIS
- the trpC gene encoding indole-3-glycerol phosphate synthase TrpC gives rise to the protein MTNILAQIIEQKKLEIAALDAQALRLSSEQSPTSRDFLASLKRRRFGLRPSLIAELKRASPSKGILAPHLDLFQVADIYTQNGASAISVLTDEKFFMGNLSTLRELRARNLTPDTSHVTPLLRKDFIIHETQIYESRANGADAILLIAAALTDDTLFADLHACALSLGLTALVEVHDEAETERALKLQDVKLIGINNRNLATFEVSLETTEKLRPMIPSEIAVVAESGIFTFSDVERLAKANVDAILVGEALVTAEDIPAKVRELSNVTLSEAKGLFPDERDASLRSA